The genome window cttgacattgaacttagggaccgcgtttaggtttcgaaatctgcgtttaggtttcgaaaaatgctcataacttctatgtcccttgagatataaccttcatattttgtatgcatgtgtatacggacaaggcctttccatacgcatacaaattttgacccctttgaccttgaacttagggtccgcgtttaggtttcgaaatctgcgtttaggtttcgaaaaaagctcataacttctatcaagcgtttatagggggcataattcatcctatggtgacagctcttgttttttcttatttcacAATTACTTATTGAgttgtattgcaatacaatatcaaagctccTTTTCTCTTCTGGCTGAATTATCATTTTAAGCAGATAAGAAAACGTAACTCTGTACTTCCTTTACAAATGCTAGCCCATTTCGAAATGCACACATACACATCGATTTAATGTGAATTGGGACAAATGGTTTTTCAAAAGCGTCAATTATACTCGGTCTGGAGCAGAATGTGTATCAAACAATCAACAACTCTTTAAAAAGTTTGTAACTGCATTAATAAGACCTAAGAATAGCAAGTACGTTGGAtagacaatatatatttaaaaaaaatcttcatgtGTGAGGCCTTTCAAAAATCTACTATAACTTAAATTTCCAATAAAATGGCACATAGTTTGAAGAAAAACATTGTATGGTGGCATAGAACCGCACTATCATAAACACATACGCCTCACGTTAAGCACATCAGAATCGTGTTATTAATCTTCAAGCGTGTTTACTAGTTTTTGTGGATTTTCTGTGTGCCATTGATTTTTCTGCCTAactcaaaactggcatgaaaGTACTCCAAACTGACACCATAATTTCAGTGAACACAAACTTAGCTGGTAACAGGTATTTATACGTCTTATGATTTTCGTTTATAGATAATTATCACTGTAACTATCGCTGTTTCAGATAATGTGAAATAAAAAATCGGGCACgaatgaaatacatgtagtattagcaatacatgtattatcgTGTTAAAATGTATATTGCCAGATAATTACTATTGTACAATTCAGTTGGAAACACGATTTGTTTGGTTATGCTAAGTAGTTTATGCGATTAATATCCCCAAACCCTCACATGTTGCATGAATTTTACTATGTTAAGGTTAACATTAGCAAGATTTTGCGTCAGATCTCGGACTCAATTATTCATTTGGCGGTAAAATGAAACTGCATAACTGCATAGCTTTTGTAAATATTATTCTTTTCAACAATGTTAGCAGTGATTCTctgaatacatattatatttatgtcTAGTAAAGTGGTTACAGGAATATTGGCGTGTTGGGAATTTCATAAGCGAATAATTATCTggtaaaaataatattatcaccGAAAGGTTCGCTTTAGCAAGATATTGCGGAACACCTCGATCACACGCAAGTTGAAACAGGAACTAACGTTAACGCTGAGCCATTAAATATCATTAACTAGTTATAGGAATATTAAGGTTCGCATGAATTAGAAAATGTAACGTATAGGCACTTCAAGGCAATTtagtttaataataaaatatcgaaCGTAATTGTTCGTAAACGGTTacttaatattcaaataactatCGAAATAAATAAGAAGTAAACCGAATGTTTGAACGTTTAGCACAAATTTGTTAATGAGGAAAGGCTTTAAGGGGAAGAATATTCATGCTGTGTTCTTTGTTTTCGATGAATGGGTTTGCAATATCAGTGCACTTATTGAACAAACTAGAGTTATCCTACGACAGCGATCCAGTGCACGCAAGCCTCTAGTCGGCTGCCTATTGGGCTTTCCTTATTTCAGGTCAATGCTTTAATAAGGTCAGGCTTCATCGGAAGCGGTTTATCTGGCTGACCAGAGTTTCGGACCAAATTTGATATTGGTTTTGACTTTAGGACTATGTATACTCATATCGCGTTCGTTTTTCCAAGTGATTGGGTATGCATCTTTTATGACCCCTTTATGTCAAACAGGTGTTATCTCCCGGTATCTTCCTTTTGCACAAAGACCTTTCGTTGTCTGCTTGTCGGACTTACTTAGGTCGGGCCAATGTTTTAATTTCGATGGGCGTCATGGGTGGTGGGGAGAGTGTACATATACGCCATGTGCGTTATTTTATGTGAATGGAGATGCAGCTCGAATAACCCCTTACTTACAAACAAAAGATCTCCGAAGGTAAGACCTAGTGCTTGATGACCTCATTTCAGCTGCCTGTCGCGCTACCTTAGTTTCGGACCAGGTCTCTAACTAACCCGTTTACTCTCTTTAGACTGTGAAAAAGAAAGCGACAGAAAATAATATGGCTTAatctttatttcattaaaaaaattattcctTTGTGTCTATCATGCAAAGACGTTTACACACGTgcacataaacatatataagttAATTATTACTCATATAGCTATAAATTATAACTGTACTTAGTATTGGTATTTGAGTTGTTTTATGGATTGGTCATGTGAAACACAATCAAAGATCTGTCTATCAACAATTTCTGTTAGATATTAGAACATAAAACTCATATTGTTGATGATTCACATATACTTTTCCCCCATAAATGTGTTGTTCTTTTCttgcaaattatttaaaaaaaatgaaatgttgtacACGAATTAAGTAATACTTTTTATAGGGATGATTACTGACCAATACGCTCATTTACttcattacaataatacattgtgTACATAAAGTAGCTTAATATTGTGAAGCACAGACATAGTCGAGGTGCTATCTTGCGCATTGGGAAAATTATGACCATAAACTAATTGTGTTAACTTTATTATTCAAGAAATGTGCGCCTGGACATAACATTTTTTGAATTATTGCTGATTGGTTCGTTTGGGTGATGGTACTCTCCATCTTTATCATTTcacaataaacataatttaattacgTAGTAACGGAAACACTAtaactgtaaaaaataaaatttaaacaattacTTAAATCATATAATTCCTAGTAATATAATTGATATGTGAATCGCTGATAAAACTGCATTgaaacaatttaatttgtatgacaaattacCATGTGTAATCAAAGTACCGTCTTACGAAGCAAAGAACCAGTGACTCAATTTTGACAGGAAGTGCTAATTTGCCGAAAATTCGTAGAAGTCGGGATATATATTTGATTACCTGATACgacaaattaaatgttaaacgaCATTGAAGCATTATATTATAAAGCAATAACTAttggaaaaagtaggaactttaaaatgcttgatattatttttaatctaacaaaaaaaaagatcgtttcaaaataatttgataacTAAGATCATTTAATTTATCTTGCAACTGATTGACTATTTAAAGCATCAACTATTGACGttttaaaaacaacacatatacaaaaattattttaaaaaaaagaacatcgTAAAAAGATGAGTATAAAATGATTTAATCCTTAAGTGCATATTGATGCGATTGTGTTATTGACCTTTATTTGCAATTGTCCAGCACAATGTGATTCTGtgctactacagctactactacatGTCGTGAAAATGAGACAACCCGACAGGCGGCGAAATGGTGGCTTAGGTAGTGTTGGTTAGAATTCGACCATTTGCGGTGCATACCCATTCACGGAATACGACTAATACAATATAATTGTACACACGACAGAAAcccaaacaaattaataataatataattgtagCCCGAAACTAGATCAAGTCAACATGCAGCTTACGAGAGCATTACCGGTCCCATGTAGCAGACCGTAATGAAAAGTTCGACTCGAAACGCTGTCTCCCGAACAGGCAGCTTTCGAAAAGTTTGTGCGCTTGTTCTTTACTAGGATAAAGCCCTTGTTTGTCGGAACGGGGAATTGCATATGCATTTTAGCTACTTTAAATAACGCACACGACATGTATGTACGTCGCCTTGAAGCCAACCCTTAATAAAACCTCAAAATGCGTTTATTTATGCTTACCGTTACTTCATTTGAAGTCCATTGGCATCAGAGATTATaacaaaattgaaatcattacaAAACATGTAAGAACATGTTAACACCGTGTTTAACactgttttaatatgttttaaagcttACATCTTATTATTTCCAATCGCAATCAGTAATCGCGGCTGTTTAAATTTAAGTTTGAACCGTAACCATTGTTAACCATATCCATAAAcataaactgtttaacaattgagaatattttttttcaataacattatTAGGAACAATAcacataattattcaaataagcAAACTTTAATAGCTTAGTCTTATTATCCATTGAATATCAATTCAATAATATGTGGaatcaaataaatcaattatataaTGCAACTCAACAATAGCATCATatagacaaacaattgtttcacctttttgacgatgctgatTCAGCGAAGCACCTCGTCTacgttatcataccatgaaatcACAATGGCGACATATGTAAAAGactccgattgagttagctaaattttctcaatcggcatacttcgctgataatcattgataaaggtaaaggcagcttggttcctgtcctctttcaaatttatcgagaggctCGGAACAGGAACCAGACATAATACTGCCAGGTGGCATTTCAAACGCTGTGAAactgggaaaaccccaaatgtagttatttttagatttgatcgagaatgtaaccgccttgttcgtacccaattttttttcgtacccaaatttttttggcataattttttcgttcccaaaattttcgtaccgatattttttcgtacccaaattttcgtacccaaacacacaattgtgttgatgtagataaacttaaattgatgcttttatatccatcctcttcaaaagcatcgtcacaccagtactgtcagtactttgattgttcATGGTATGTCACTTGTTGCCTTCGTTTAACGTGTGAAATTTAATTTAAGTGTTAGTAATCTCAAACAGTTAGTTACATTAAaatgacaaaacatgtgttcAAATTTTTAATATAGATATCACTGACATTGACTAGGTAGGCAAAATGATTTTCTGTGGTGTGGTATCAAATCAGGCTGTACAAATTTCTCTCAACCATGCAACCTATTCCTCGACATCTACTTGACTAAGACGATGTCTGGTTTGTCTGATATCATTCTGTGATTAAACTCAAAACAAGATCCAGTCATTATCAAtgacaagaaaataaacaaattgaagcTATCATACTTATTTGTGACGttatacaattttcaaaaaagAGGAAATACAGAACGTTCATATTACGGGTGGTAGTTTGTCAATAAACTTGTGAAGAATGATGATTGCATAAAACCAATAAGTGACAGCTATTAATacagaaagtttttttttaagtagaaTGTCATTATGATGTGTAAACCATAATAAGTTCAATTTAAACATGCACTATTTTGAaggtatgtttttaaataatatcccagtatttaaatgaatatacagTATTGAATTACAATTAATACGGTACCTTTTTATACAGATTATTACATATGATTTCAGTTTATGCATTACATGCAAATCATACTACTGAATACTTAGTGTTAAGTGTTAGAATCACAGCAACCAAGTAACATGTGTGGGGCGTTGTCGCAAATTCAAGATGGGGCTTTTGAATGATGAAGAAACACCTTATATAACctgagttttttttatatctcatatGGTAGGAAGCGCGGGACACGCTTGACccattaacaaatacaatttacCGTCTGGATGTTGCAACATCAAACATTCAACATCCAAAAGCATTGATGTTCTCTACACAGTTTGCTCAAATCATATCCATGGAGTTAAAACTGGCCATGTTCCAGGGGTCATGGTTTATTCAGACTTTTATAGTGAAATAACTTCACAAATCTTTTCCTTGACAATGAAGCAAAGAGGTGCACAATGCCCTTAGGTTAACATGTGCCTTTATGGGTGTGTGTGGAGaagtgttttttattaaattttgtagCAACATAACTTTTCTGAAACTACACAGGACAAGAATTGTTAATTggtatatgaaataaaattgtagAAGAATTCTGCCAATATTTTCCCTTTGTTTGAAACTAATCACTACCCGTTACACAGGTAAGCGATCTTAAGTCATATCAGCCATTTTGTTTAACTTTGTGGAGAAAAAACTTACACAATAAGAGGAACTACAATTGACCGCAATGTTACAATTTGAACAAGTTTAGTACTATGGAACGAAAAGAAATGCGTATTTGAATTGAACTTCATTTTAATAGGGCGAAAGTAAAATATTTTCGTAGGAAACTAAAAAAACGAATGTAAAGATCTGAACTGAATTGCATCCAATGTGATAATAACTTAATCTAATTTAGAAATTTATTCTATTTGTGCAAGACGGTTTCGTGATTGagtatttacataaatttcattaatataatgtatacaaacAGGATTATACAAGTGTAAGATACGAAGCTAAACTAAGTGAATTGAACACATCAAATAGCTACAtgagtgttattttttatttgtacgtGCTGAAGAAAAATACCTTATCATGTGGATTGTTTTCTTTTCAGAGATACAATGGCTCTGGTTGTGGCAAGTATAGATTTCGGAACAACGTTTTCTGGTTGGGCGTATTCCTTCACACATGAGTATGAAAAGGACCCAACAGATGTTAAGTCGAAAAACTGGAATTCAGGAAGTTTTATATCGTGCAAAGGTTTGATGATTGTAAATGTATAGTTTGGTATTAACACGTACACAAATTAGTTAAATTGATTTTGATTTgctattttttaaagtaaaaagacGCAGAAAGAAATGTGTTGCACGAGTGTGAAGTGCTGAGATGAATATATAAGTCAATGGGAAATTAAATGTTGTGTATGCTTCATGTTTACACAGAAAGTACCGTATATATTTTTACAGCACCGACGTGCGTGCTGATTACGTCCGACGAAAAAGATAAAGACAAAAAGACAGTCGAAGCTTTCGGTTACGACGCAGAAAACAAATATGCCGAGCTTGCTGCAGAAGACATTCATAGGGACTTTTATTTCTTTCAGACATTTAAGATGAACTTGTTTAATAACGAGGTAGGCACATCTGTTAAATCAAGGTCGATTTGTTTAAGCTACGGTGGGCGAAACTTAACCCTGCTTTAGGTGGAAAGTATGTttttgaacaatttaaaataataaaaaacacacacacgagAAATGTACTATACTCAGACTATACTAAATAATTTACTTGtacacatatattttcactctagaagtttattaaaaacattattgttaaggtacatttattattaaagacGCTCCATAGTTTCATCTCACCAAAAGCGTCACATTTTCATGACAAGAGTTTATACAgcataattgaaaataaatttcagAGATCAGTCGGGAAATCGACCCTTTTAGAAGACGAAACTGGCAAACAATTAGAAGCCTTGATCGTATTTTCCttgacaataaaatatttaatagacGATCTGAAAGAAAGTCTCAATAGGCAGATACAAAAAGGCGTCGATAAGAATGACATCCACTGGGTACTTACCGTGCCAGCTATATGGGACGAACATGCAAAACAGTTCATGAGGACCGCAGCACGAGAGGTAAAGATTTGCTCAAACtgtataaaaaacagaaataacaacatcagcaacaaaaacatctactacttcttctactactactattttactactaattagtaattacttttattactaatgttctgctactactactactactactactactactactactactactactactactactactactactactactactactactactactactactactactactactactactactactactactactaccactactactactactactactactactgctactactactgctacttctactgctactgctactgctgctgctgctgctgctgcttctgttactgctactgctactgccgctactactattttactactagtactattatTACTAAtgttctgctactactactactactactactactactactactactactactactactactactactactactactactactactactactactactactactactattactactactactacaactactgctactgctactgctactactactactgctgctgcttctgctgctgttacttctattactaatactactactactactactactactactactactactactactactactactactactactactactactactactactactactactactactactactactactactactactacttctacttctactactactactactaccactactactactactactactactactactactactactactactactactaatactactattactactattactactaccactactactactactcatacaaCTACTCAAACTTCTTCTATGAATACTACTACATACTTTTTTAACGCTGTGTTTTTTAAGattcttatttttattgtatgtatGTACCTATTGAAACGTGCACGTTAATAATATTAATCAATCTGAAATATGTTAAGGCTGGAATAGAAATTGGACACCTTAATCTTGCACTTGAGCCTGAGGCAGCCTCTATTTACTGCCGTCACATTAAGATGTCAAGAAATGAGGGTTCAAGTGGTGAAGATATTTCAACGTTCAAGCCAGGTACGCGCTACCTGGTCTGCGATGCTGGAGGTAGGATGGAACATGTTTTAACTAGAGAATATGATGCAAAAATAAGTTCAATAGCATGCATTAACTAACCCAAAGGCAAACCAGCAAATACTTTATTGTATAATATAGTTtagttgtatattttgtatttttattatatggttttcttttcaaaattatgtttgatTTACATACAATACtatgtaaatgaaatttaatttactTGCAAATCGTGTTTACTGTTCAAGGAGGAACAGTTGACATCACAGTGCACGAAGTGACACCAGATATGAAACTGAAAGAGATAGAGAAAGCCAGTGGTGGTGCATGGGGAGGTACAAAAGTCAACGAAGCCTATAAACAGTTCATCGATACTTTAGCAGGTACTACGCAGTGTTGAATAAACACAAGGTTAACAATCATAAACGTTAAAATGAAAAGAATTTGTAATCAAACTTTTTTTGTCTACTGATTTTGGTACTCTGTTTTTCGAAACAAGCAACTGATTGAAATGACAATTTTAAAGCTTCTATTATATATTCAGGTGGTGGAGTTTTGTGTGttctgaaagaaaaacacatgGACGACTTCATTGAAGTAACGCGGTCATTTGAAGTCAAGAAAAGGGAGAGCAAAACGTCAGCAACAGGAAGCGTTGTTCTTAGATTTCCTGCAACTTTGAGCTCTGTTGTTCATAGCGTGACAGGAAAAAGTTTCAAAGAACAAATTGAAAAGTCGCCATTCAAAGGTCAGGTGAATATTATCAATGATAAGCTTAAATGTGATGCAAAAGTTATATCATCGCTATTTAATGGACCTGTCAGTAGCATTGTTGAACACCTTTCCACACTTCTGTCAAAACATAGGGAAAATCCTATCAATAACATCGTCATGGTCGGGGGCTTTTCTGAATCTCAATTGCTGCAGGAGGCAGTGAGGAGCGCCTTTCCAGAAAAGCACGTGACTGTACCTCAGGATGCTGGACTGGCCGTTATGAAAGGTGCTGTGATGTTTGGGCACAATAAACGTCAGATTGTGTCAAGGATCGCCAGATTTACGTACGGTATTGATTGTTGGCTTCCATTTGACGCATCCGTTCACCCTGCTGACAAAATGGTCAAGCAAGGAACACATAAGGGCGAAGTTGAAAACTGCTTTTCTAAACTTGTTGAAATTGGACACTCTATACCAACAGACGAAGCGGCTGGAAGTGGGTCCTTTTGTTTAAAGGATAACGAAACCACGTATGATTGCGTAGTGTTTGCTACTAAAGCGAAAAATCCTTTATTTGTTAATGATGAAGGCTGCTTTAAGATTGGCTCATTTAATGTGAACTGCAAAGACAAAAACGGGCACATTTCTGGTACAATTCTTAAAATGTACTTTGGTGGAACAGAAATTGATGTAAAAGCTACACTTCAAACAACCGGTGAGGAAATAGCGGCAACATTTGATCTTCCGGACTAATACAAACATcaaaaacattgtttacatttcgatAACTTTAATTACTGAACTATACCGATTTAATTTGGAATTTTTTTTCTAAAGCATGGAATGAACGTTGCTATATctattatattgatattatttCAGTTTGCCTTATTGCAAGTATAATTTTAGAAAGTTATTAACTATGtgcttttttttataaacactaatttaatgatcataaataaatattccaATGGCTTAGTCACCAATGTACGCTGAGAGAAATGTACGATAAGAACGGTATTGaaactgtatataaatacatcatAATATAGTTTGATTTCTTTTATATTTAGTATACAATCTTTTtcaaatattgttatttgttttaatttgaatacaattatttCACATGTTTGTTGTATAAGACTATGGCGTTCATAATTcgtgtttgttttaatttgaatacaattatttCACATGTTTGTTGTATAAGACTATGGCGTTCATAATTCGTGTTTGTTTTTAAGGTTAAGTATTCAAATGACGTTAGTTTGTTTTTATACGCAGAGTTATATGCTTAGGCGTCTAGTTCAAGAGTTGTTCGTTGTAAATGGTGTAATGTACAAATGTTTCtaccatatatatatgtatatatatatatatatatatatatatatatatatatatatatatatatatatatatatatatatatatatatatatatatatataaacaatctaCGCAGCGttaatatgaaaaatattgaTGAATGGTGTTAATAACGTGTTTTTGCATTCCGTGAAAGAAAAGCAATCCTGAAATACGATattatgttttacacatttttacaCATTAATGAAAGTTTATAGTGATTTTTGACCTAAATTACAGGTTTAAAAACTACTAAAAAGTGTGTTAATGTTCTTTTTAGATTTGGATCGGTATTTCCAAGGTCATTTTTTGAAGTTGGAAATACTTTCAATTTGAATAAAGCTCCCCAGGATTTGATTGTTATCGGCTGAAGAATTTATGATCACATTACATGTAGTATGAACctcataaaaatataatactatTGACAATTTTGTTTGATTATTGTTTATGTATATCAACTGTTTAGTTGATAGTTGCTtggtatataatatataagaaaatttgAATAAAC of Dreissena polymorpha isolate Duluth1 chromosome 15, UMN_Dpol_1.0, whole genome shotgun sequence contains these proteins:
- the LOC127860523 gene encoding heat shock 70 kDa protein 12A-like → MTLLKRQDKRDTMALVVASIDFGTTFSGWAYSFTHEYEKDPTDVKSKNWNSGSFISCKAPTCVLITSDEKDKDKKTVEAFGYDAENKYAELAAEDIHRDFYFFQTFKMNLFNNERSVGKSTLLEDETGKQLEALIVFSLTIKYLIDDLKESLNRQIQKGVDKNDIHWVLTVPAIWDEHAKQFMRTAAREAGIEIGHLNLALEPEAASIYCRHIKMSRNEGSSGEDISTFKPGTRYLVCDAGGGTVDITVHEVTPDMKLKEIEKASGGAWGGTKVNEAYKQFIDTLAGGGVLCVLKEKHMDDFIEVTRSFEVKKRESKTSATGSVVLRFPATLSSVVHSVTGKSFKEQIEKSPFKGQVNIINDKLKCDAKVISSLFNGPVSSIVEHLSTLLSKHRENPINNIVMVGGFSESQLLQEAVRSAFPEKHVTVPQDAGLAVMKGAVMFGHNKRQIVSRIARFTYGIDCWLPFDASVHPADKMVKQGTHKGEVENCFSKLVEIGHSIPTDEAAGSGSFCLKDNETTYDCVVFATKAKNPLFVNDEGCFKIGSFNVNCKDKNGHISGTILKMYFGGTEIDVKATLQTTGEEIAATFDLPD